From a region of the Zingiber officinale cultivar Zhangliang chromosome 10B, Zo_v1.1, whole genome shotgun sequence genome:
- the LOC122030520 gene encoding pentatricopeptide repeat-containing protein At4g18975, chloroplastic-like isoform X1, with amino-acid sequence MCCSWPLFLNFRASPIDTTTMANCSSSMGEICMRGDLFCTPRSTSLLFFSASFAPKIIVSQSVRHSRRDPSLKIKKASKREHHLWMKRDSAGSGQKALNLVHTVEKLTNEKDVIYNTLDKWCAFETEFPVIAVAKALEILRRRRKWLRIIQVTKWLLSKGQVLTMGTFDTLLLAFDMDGRVDEAESVWKIILQTYTRSVSKKLFSRMIALYDHHHHPDKILEVFADMEELGVTPDDDTVSRIGRAFEILGQNDKRDLLFKRYKCKWRYLHFKGEHVRVRSTETYN; translated from the exons ATGTGCTGCTCCTGGCCGCTCTTTCTAAATTTCCGTGCCTCCCCAATTGATACCACTACCATGGCAAATTGTTCATCTAGTATGGGAGAAATCTGCATGCGAGGTGATCTCTTCTGCACTCCTCGCTCAACAAGCCTTCTCTTTTTTTCAGCTAGCTTTGCTCCAAAG ATTATAGTAAGCCAATCCGTGCGGCATTCGAGAAGAGATCCATCTCT CAAAATAAAAAAAGCAAGCAAAAGGGAGCATCATTTGTGGATGAAGAGAGATTCAGCAGGGTCTGGACAAAAAGCTCTGAATCTTGTGCATACT GTTGAGAAACTTACTAATGAGAAAGATGTTATTTATAATACGTTGGACAAGTGGTGTGCTTTTGAAACTGAATTCCCtgttattgctgttgcaaaagccTTGGAAATTCTACGAAGACGAAGAAAGTGGCTTCGAATCATTCAG GTTACCAAGTGGTTGTTGAGCAAAGGCCAAGTACTTACAATGGGAACATTTGACACATTGCTCTTGGCATTTGATATGGATGGGAGAGTGGATGAGGCTGAATCCGTATGGAAAATCATTTTACAAACATACACTCGTTCAGTCTCCAAAAAGTTGTTTTCGAGGATGATTGCTTTGTACGACCATCATCACCATCCTGATAAAATTTTGGAG GTTTTTGCAGATATGGAGGAATTAGGAGTAACCCCTGATGATGACACTGTTTCAAGAATAGGAAGAGCCTTTGAAATTTTGGGGCAAAATGATAAGCGAGATTTGTTGTTTAAAAGATACAAGTGCAAGTGGAGGTACCTCCACTTCAAGGGCGAGCATGTCAGAGTTCGCTCAACAGAAACATATAACTAA
- the LOC122030519 gene encoding pentatricopeptide repeat-containing protein At4g18975, chloroplastic-like isoform X2 has protein sequence MCCSWPLFLNFRASPIDTTTMANCSSSMGEICMRGDLFCTPRSTGLLFFSASFAPKIIVSQSVRHSRRDPSLKIKKASKREHHLWMKRDSAGSGQKALNLVHTVEKLTNEKDVIYNTLDKWCAFETEFPVIAVAKALEILRRRRKWLRIIQVTKWLLSKGQVLTMGTFDTLLLAFDMDGRVDEAESVWKIILQTYTRSVSKKLFSRMIALYDHLHHPDKILEIWRN, from the exons ATGTGCTGCTCCTGGCCGCTCTTTCTAAATTTCCGTGCCTCCCCAATTGATACCACTACCATGGCAAATTGTTCATCTAGTATGGGAGAAATCTGCATGCGAGGTGATCTCTTCTGCACTCCTCGCTCAACGGGCCTTCTCTTTTTTTCAGCTAGCTTTGCTCCAAAG ATTATAGTAAGCCAATCCGTGCGGCATTCGAGAAGAGATCCATCTCT CAAAATAAAAAAAGCAAGCAAAAGGGAGCATCATTTGTGGATGAAGAGAGATTCAGCAGGGTCTGGACAAAAAGCTCTGAATCTTGTGCATACT GTTGAGAAACTTACTAATGAGAAAGATGTTATTTATAATACGTTGGACAAGTGGTGTGCTTTTGAAACTGAATTCCCtgttattgctgttgcaaaagccTTGGAAATTCTACGAAGACGAAGAAAGTGGCTTCGAATCATTCAG GTTACCAAGTGGTTGTTGAGCAAAGGCCAAGTACTTACAATGGGAACATTTGACACATTACTCTTGGCATTTGATATGGATGGGAGAGTGGATGAGGCTGAATCCGTATGGAAAATCATTTTACAAACATACACTCGTTCAGTCTCCAAAAAGTTGTTTTCAAGGATGATTGCTTTGTACGACCATCTTCACCATCCTGATAAAATTTTGGAG ATATGGAGGAATTAG
- the LOC122030520 gene encoding pentatricopeptide repeat-containing protein At4g18975, chloroplastic-like isoform X2: MCCSWPLFLNFRASPIDTTTMANCSSSMGEICMRGDLFCTPRSTSLLFFSASFAPKIIVSQSVRHSRRDPSLKIKKASKREHHLWMKRDSAGSGQKALNLVHTVEKLTNEKDVIYNTLDKWCAFETEFPVIAVAKALEILRRRRKWLRIIQVTKWLLSKGQVLTMGTFDTLLLAFDMDGRVDEAESVWKIILQTYTRSVSKKLFSRMIALYDHHHHPDKILEIWRN; this comes from the exons ATGTGCTGCTCCTGGCCGCTCTTTCTAAATTTCCGTGCCTCCCCAATTGATACCACTACCATGGCAAATTGTTCATCTAGTATGGGAGAAATCTGCATGCGAGGTGATCTCTTCTGCACTCCTCGCTCAACAAGCCTTCTCTTTTTTTCAGCTAGCTTTGCTCCAAAG ATTATAGTAAGCCAATCCGTGCGGCATTCGAGAAGAGATCCATCTCT CAAAATAAAAAAAGCAAGCAAAAGGGAGCATCATTTGTGGATGAAGAGAGATTCAGCAGGGTCTGGACAAAAAGCTCTGAATCTTGTGCATACT GTTGAGAAACTTACTAATGAGAAAGATGTTATTTATAATACGTTGGACAAGTGGTGTGCTTTTGAAACTGAATTCCCtgttattgctgttgcaaaagccTTGGAAATTCTACGAAGACGAAGAAAGTGGCTTCGAATCATTCAG GTTACCAAGTGGTTGTTGAGCAAAGGCCAAGTACTTACAATGGGAACATTTGACACATTGCTCTTGGCATTTGATATGGATGGGAGAGTGGATGAGGCTGAATCCGTATGGAAAATCATTTTACAAACATACACTCGTTCAGTCTCCAAAAAGTTGTTTTCGAGGATGATTGCTTTGTACGACCATCATCACCATCCTGATAAAATTTTGGAG ATATGGAGGAATTAG
- the LOC122030519 gene encoding pentatricopeptide repeat-containing protein At4g18975, chloroplastic-like isoform X1: protein MCCSWPLFLNFRASPIDTTTMANCSSSMGEICMRGDLFCTPRSTGLLFFSASFAPKIIVSQSVRHSRRDPSLKIKKASKREHHLWMKRDSAGSGQKALNLVHTVEKLTNEKDVIYNTLDKWCAFETEFPVIAVAKALEILRRRRKWLRIIQVTKWLLSKGQVLTMGTFDTLLLAFDMDGRVDEAESVWKIILQTYTRSVSKKLFSRMIALYDHLHHPDKILEVFADMEELGVTLDDDTVSRIGRAFEILGQNDKRDLLFKRYKCKWRYLHFKGEHVRVRSTETYN from the exons ATGTGCTGCTCCTGGCCGCTCTTTCTAAATTTCCGTGCCTCCCCAATTGATACCACTACCATGGCAAATTGTTCATCTAGTATGGGAGAAATCTGCATGCGAGGTGATCTCTTCTGCACTCCTCGCTCAACGGGCCTTCTCTTTTTTTCAGCTAGCTTTGCTCCAAAG ATTATAGTAAGCCAATCCGTGCGGCATTCGAGAAGAGATCCATCTCT CAAAATAAAAAAAGCAAGCAAAAGGGAGCATCATTTGTGGATGAAGAGAGATTCAGCAGGGTCTGGACAAAAAGCTCTGAATCTTGTGCATACT GTTGAGAAACTTACTAATGAGAAAGATGTTATTTATAATACGTTGGACAAGTGGTGTGCTTTTGAAACTGAATTCCCtgttattgctgttgcaaaagccTTGGAAATTCTACGAAGACGAAGAAAGTGGCTTCGAATCATTCAG GTTACCAAGTGGTTGTTGAGCAAAGGCCAAGTACTTACAATGGGAACATTTGACACATTACTCTTGGCATTTGATATGGATGGGAGAGTGGATGAGGCTGAATCCGTATGGAAAATCATTTTACAAACATACACTCGTTCAGTCTCCAAAAAGTTGTTTTCAAGGATGATTGCTTTGTACGACCATCTTCACCATCCTGATAAAATTTTGGAG GTTTTTGCAGATATGGAGGAATTAGGAGTAACCCTTGATGATGACACTGTTTCAAGAATAGGAAGAGCCTTTGAAATTTTGGGGCAAAATGATAAGCGAGATTTGTTGTTTAAAAGATACAAGTGCAAGTGGAGGTACCTCCACTTCAAGGGCGAGCATGTCAGAGTTCGCTCAACAGAAACATATAACTAA
- the LOC122030517 gene encoding uncharacterized protein LOC122030517, whose translation MAASAAVTLGPISLRSQRRQGFLDAFPKNLFSDQDPNRGRRKGAIFSVVASANDGEGGRRSGRGAGRFYFNITGFPFPLGPFLNRRTIRTEAVKNSIWLFEQEQALGFSSVSTNIRMTVIKLKSGGLWVHAPIAPTDECIKLLKELDAPVEYIVLPTFAYEHKIFVGPFSRKFPRAQVWVAPRQWSWPINLPLEFFGIFRARALEDEDDSTPWADEIEQKVFSSPEVGIGPYVEVAFYHGRSRTLLVTDAVIFVPRQPPECISKESLLASAKNGLAVKLLSKGKEVPNEPVVDNKLNRQKGWERMVLQILFLGPSNLLEPTASFSQMSQKLIVSPIVKTLVFSKVPEKVRDWVDKIAKDWPFRRIIPAHFAAPISASRSDFLAAFVFLDEFLDDRYATRPSLSLLFASIMGRAASYFPPDDMKTLSSLDQFLVSAGVVKKTVSGRKR comes from the exons ATGGCTGCTTCTGCTGCTGTTACCCTCGGACCGATCTCTTTGCGGAGCCAAAGACGGCAAGGCTTCCTCGACGCCTTCCCGAAGAATCTCTTCTCGGATCAAGATCCAAATCGGGGCCGGCGAAAAGGTGCGATTTTTTCGGTGGTCGCTTCCGCCAATGACGGTGAAGGCGGCAGACGCAGCGGAAGAGGCGCGGGGAGGTTTTACTTCAACATCACTGGGTTTCCCTTCCCGCTCGGTCCCTTCCTCAATCGGCGTACCATCAGGACGGAG GCTGTCAAGAACTCAATATGGCTCTTTGAACAAGAACAAGCACTGGGTTTCAGTAGTGTCTCAACAAATATTAGAATGACTGTCATCAAATTGAAGTCTGGAGGACTATGGGTCCATGCGCCTATAGCACCAACTGATGAATGCATCAAG CTTTTGAAGGAGTTGGATGCACCTGTTGAATACATTGTACTACCAACTTTTGCATATGAACATAAAATCTTCGTCGGGCCGTTCTCAAGAAAGTTCCCACGCGCACAGGTGTGGGTAGCTCCTAGACAGTGGAGTTGGCCTATTAATTTGCCActtgaattttttggaatttttcgtGCCAGAGCTTTGGAAGATGAGGATGATTCCACCCCATGGGCCGATGAGATTGAGCAAAAGGTGTTCAGTTCACCTGAAGTTG GTATCGGTCCCTACGTGGAGGTAGCATTTTATCATGGGCGTTCACGAACTTTACTAGTGACGGATGCTGTCATCTTTGTCCCAAGGCAGCCACCAGAGTGTATTAGCAAAGAGTCACTGTTGGCATCGGCAAAAAATGGTTTGGCAGTGAAGCTCCTtagcaaaggaaaagaagttcCTAATGAACCTGTTGTGGACAACAAGTTGAACCGCCAAAAAG GTTGGGAGCGAATGGTACTGCAGATTTTGTTTTTAGGGCCTTCAAATCTACTGGAGCCAACTGCCAGCTTTTCCCAGATGTCACAGAAGTTGATAGTTTCACCTATCGTCAAGACATTGGTTTTCAGCAAAGTTCCAGAAAAG gtGAGGGACTGGGTTGATAAAATTGCCAAAGATTGGCCATTCAGAAGGATAATTCCTGCCCATTTTGCAGCTCCAATAAGTGCTAGTAGGTCAGATTTCCTGGCGGCTTTTGTATTTCTTGATGAGTTCCTGGACGATCGCTATGCCACGAGACCATCATTGTCACTTCTGTTTGCGTCGATAATGGGTAGGGCAGCAAGTTACTTCCCACCAGATGATATGAAGACATTGTCATCACTTGATCAGTTCTTGGTTTCAGCTGGCGTTGTTAAGAAGACAGTTTCTGGGAGAAAAAGATGA